TCCATTACATGACATCTGCCTCGCAGTGTTCTCTAGCAAAACACATGGACTAATTTCGATCACCTAACTCACCATATAAACTTGACTTGATCACTAGTAGCTCATACCCTCCCCCCAAACTTAAGACATGAACTTCCAAACTAACGGGGTGCTCCAAAACAAGGCCTACTTAAACTCATTTGGCGGCAGAGTTTTATGAAGAGAATTCTGGTCCACTGGTATGACAAATGCCTCAATCTTCAAgacaattattttgaagaatgataattataattttattaattaattattcttttattattatacattcGTCTTTTATAAAATGACCCTGGTATATCATCTTGAATGTCCTATCATTCTTTGAAATTGAGAGAAATATGCATGTGGAATGATAAGAACAATAGATTGAATGAATAGCAATAGACTACCAATTTATTCAGCAGTACATAAGATCAGGGAATGTAGATTTCGTGGTGATTTCATCAACTACTTTTTGAAATTAGTAAAATTCTTCGACAAGagaaattggattattttacaataattttatattgaaaaatttttgaagacgaaaaacttacatttactCATGTTCGGAGTCTGTAGATGACCGACAATAGGTCGAAACATTGTCACTGCTAAAAAGTAATGGTGTTTTCACTTCAAATGTGCTggttttaatttaaatttggaataGATTGTGCAGAAAAATGGatttacaacacagtattttatataaataccatATACATCGATCACAAATTTTTAGCTTTCAGAAAATCCAAAGATCAGAATTTGGGCTCAACGGGGAATGGGGTTTATTCGCATTTCTATCTTGGCGGGTCAGAATGACGATTAGCCTGATCTCAAAAATCCGAGAGCCAAAGATAGAGCCGATCTTGGGCTTTCCTtctataccattttcataaCTTGGTACGACCGTAACACCGTGGGAGACAGCTCAGCCCGCTACTGCAATCATCAATTTGCAAAAAGAAGGTGTCGATCGATGGGGAAGATTTGAAGCCTCCATTCTGTACAAGTTTCATAATTTTCACTCTACAGTTTTGCTGGCGGCGGAAAAATAATTTGTAGGTCCATTCCGCCCCCAGGGCATTTAATCTAGAATAATATGATGAAAATAGTGATTGGGCCCTTTCATGACTTGGGCTCAATAATTACGAGATGGAAAAGTTTGTAGGTAACCAGTTCCTTTGCCGCCCTCGCGAAATAATTAatgaaggaaaatattattccaataatttcaacatATTTCCAGCTATCATGCTATACAACTCTTATTATTTCAGCTCAATAATACGCTCACAGAGGTGAAAAAGGTTGTAGGAAACCAGATCCTTTGCCTCCACCAGTGTATTTCtgagaattataattaataattggcAAATTAGGTCTTCAGTTATCACGTCAAACCACTTTCATGATATGAGCTCAGTAatatcagagacaagaaatatagaaatatgaaatatagaaatatgcttatgcttatcctttatctatggtaatatgCACCCAGAGGAGGGAaaggttgtaggtaaccagatCATTTGCCACACACAGGAaagaataaatcaatgaatatgtggtgaaaattgatgaatcaaGTTTTCAGCCGTCGTGTTAAACCAGTTTCATAATTTGGGCtcaacacaaacaatttcgcTTTCAGAAGGGGGAAGGTTGTGGGTAAACAGGTTCATGCCGCCTCGAATTGGGTGCCTGATAAATAGTATTGGAATAATTAAGATTGTGGGGAATATTCATTTGATGAGTGTACATTTTgcaaaaacattaattttcacaaaaagtTTCTAAGAGTATGAAAGAGTAATTATTATAAGTAGAATAATAAACAACAAACATTTCGTTACGAAATTCAAGTCATATACACCCGAACAACAGACCACTCGCCAGTAGTGATGAACAGTGGTGCAAATAAACTGTAAACAATTTCCCCATTCCACTAATAATTAATCTCTCTGATTATCACTGATTAGTCTTTACAATGAAAGCCCCCACAGCATAACAAGTAAATTGAATCATAGACCTTGGGTGTCAAGCTTCCAAGGATTTATGAGTGGATGAGTAGAAGGCAAGGGTTGGTTAACGACAAGTCAATGACTACAGAAAGCATCACCCCACTAGTTTTTATAAATCACGAAATAATTAATTGGCTAGCACTGGAGCAgattccaaaatttcaattaaaaaccACCCACCGGTGAAAAAAGTTGATTAGTTCATCTCTACAATAATCTTCCCACAAGTGACTGATTATAATTTATGCAATACTGTAGATACGGAGAttacatattattattgatgaattctttccatggacttcttaaggccgtgaattttttaaaaaatataaggaaattatgtttgacgcatcatcacctctgaactactagacttGAGATTACgcatatagatttttaattaaccgaggattgttCTGTAAAAGAGTTACATTCTATAATCACTGGTTGTAAATcgtattaatttcatatgtttttgtagcattgataattttttatgtttttgaggaataaaggctttatttatttattactagcagataacccgtgctccataagggtctattttaaaacttgacaaacttaaCACTAAACCGAGTGGAACatggaagagtttgaaataggcctagaaccatcctcggttaattgaaaatctatatgcggaatctcaagttaatcagtccagtagttacgtgtatgagccagttcattcctttattatagttcttcaacttgatgctaacctaataaagtgacataactcaaatcttgtttggAAACCTTCcttaacttaatgccaacctgactggttattaattcagttgtaaattttaaccatctgtttcgaagagcaggtctctctagattataagtatatattaacataaatggcatgtattcatgtcccatgaatgaaatttgaacatgaaTTCTGAAAAATGAAgtagaaaaataattgtttaagtGGTGTAACATAATAGATGAAAActtaattcataaatttttataaaatattcctTGAATAATTCTTCCCTGGGAGCGGCAAGAGACTTGATTACCTACAACCTTTCCCTTCCCTGCTGCAGTACAATTGTTGAGCCCGAAGTATGGAAGTGCTATAACACAATAGTTAAAAACTTCATTCAAATTTGTTATACCACTGACATAATTTATGATTAACGCTGCCAGAGGAGGTGATGGCTGTAGGAAACCAGGCCCTAGCCCCAAGGGaagaattattcatgaaaaatgtgAACCATACCAGCAGTTGTCACGTTACTTCACTTTCAAAATTACGCTCAATATATTACGCTGCCAGAGGTGGGAAAGGTTCCAGGTAACTAGGTTCTTTGCCGCTTCAAGGAAAAAATTAATCTATGAAAATAGTACCTACCTTGGAAGATGTATGCCTGCATATCGttagattattaattaataaagcCTATATTTCTCCAAAACAGACAAAATGATCAGTGCTCCAGTAACATATAGAAATAATACGATTCACAACTTAACCCTCAACTACACGCTAGGCGCCTTCTAATGATATTACACGCGCGCGGCACTGAGTGCCGCTATATGTAAATTGTGTGTCTTCAAACCTTTCACAAACTTATTTCATAGAATTTGAGCTGTACATGAATGATAAAAATGAGGAAAACTTCTTTGAtacgatattatttattcacaataattattcaaatagaatttgagaaaattgtatattggtaaaatataatttttgatttAGCAGAGAGAACAAGCTTctatgaaaatacaaaataataatattagtatttaAGGAAAAGTGGTTATCAACTTTAgcattgaagaaaaataacatttaaaaaggataatataataaaaagaaaagatTATTGAGTGCGATTGTGAAGtttattttcttaaaaatgaGGTCTTCCCACTTCAACAGTCAGCTGCACACCGAAGTCTGCACACCCCCGGACTCCCACCAGCACTGTCATCTACTACGGAAAAGTATGATGAGGATGAAAGAAAACGTGAAGGACTGGAAAATTGTAGCTATTGAAACCACCTTAAAGAACGAATATGAATAAGTACGGTACGCTATGCGTGTAATTGAGGGTTAAACAAAAAATGTGATGACGAAATTTCTCGACAGTCTTTTtcttatgaatttgatcaatgtTTTGGAAAGTGAGACCGTCACCGAGCATAGACCTCCCTCAGGTTGTGCCTGAGACAACTAACATCCAATTCGCTCCAGCCATTCTGACGATGTCGTCCTTCCACCTTATCCTTGGTCTGCTGACGTTCTTCTTTCTCAATGTTcgctcccaatcatatttatctCCTACGTCCATCTTACTTGTAGTCTTGAAATATGTCCTGCCTATTTCGACTTCAATCTTCTTATTGTTTCAGTCACATCTTCCAGCTTGATTTTATTCTTAAAGGCTGCGGTACAAACTCTCTACATCTGATGAATATCTTGAATGCTCCTTTCCCTTGACAATTGAGTTTCTCGAATGGACTCGATAGTACTTGCTTGGCTAGCTCAATGAGTTTTGAttggttttattttttattatataaagtatgATGATCTTTTTACATAATCCTGTGTAATTACTGGGACCTCAAATTCAAGAAAGACTTTCCTGTTTGGATAAAGTGAATTTGTATAACGTGCATTATCTGTattgatttgttgattttttctttTGAAGTGTTTTGTTTCGCATAATCTGAAATGGAATGTATAGTCATATTATAACTGTGACAGTATTCAATGCACATGTAcattttgatgaatgaataattatgtctGTTATTTGTCTGATCCattaatcaattgaaatatttgaatattaatgaTATTTACATTTATTCATGATATTGTACCTccttaaatataaaaatagcctaTTATATATCTGAGAAACAGTTTGACTTATTGTTTGCGCTGATAAGATATCGCTTAGAtaagttatttgaagaaacatacGCCTGCTACTCCCATTGTAATCGTGACCTCTTAAGCCAACTCCAccgaatatgattcatgagatgAAAAACCACTTCCCAATGGTTTGGAttccacctaaaactgtaggtccactaTGCTCAGTATTGAACACCTCATCACTCATCTTACAATTCTTGTTATTGAagaagtacaataattgtaattcttgGATAATTTTTCTCCCAATAacttcaatatcaataattattgtttaaacaTGAACATCTGATGtatcattttgttattttttgtcataatcatcaaatctcagctgttttccatgaaTGAAATCaaaccggtaaacagctgtttgcagaacaatcaaacatatgattctcattacagcatactcaactgtaatgaaatagttatttgtgcaactagtgcgcaaagtgacagtttgctgcactgaaagaaacgtttacgttTACGTCaaggaatggtttcttgagtgcagcagaggaactttgcgcacgtatttcacattaagtttttcctacagttaccattgaatatgaaaagtgggtaatttttggtaaaattgcctgaaatgcatcaaatgtttttctgtgtaattttattattgataaaaaccttaatttattgtcaaattgaataaaaatgttgtccttggttataatatctaatactaataatttgctcgttgtgcttcgttgcacctctgctcactatagcagcccagtcactgttaccaacttcattttgattttgctgcactgttgatccatataacctactaagtattttgcgttgccatgttgcaaatctggagtgcagaaaaatttttcccgcactagagcagaaaagtaattctttgcgttctgtaatcagtgcagcaaatggccacttttcatcgtaactgtaggaaaacatatgttttcttcacagtcgagtatgtttcctagttccaaaataggaacagcaaaactgctactaAAAAACCATCTTCAGCGCTcaaggtggaagttttgtcaacttccgcaaaattcctgattcagaatttataaactaggtaatgtttatagaatgcatgtagtatcATCAGCACAAGGATGTgatgttttatatttttcaattattcttctttagattgtTATGACAAAACATAGTGTacgctataataataataatatcgagtgacctggctggctcaggtctggtgtcagagttttcaggtcgcagctgatcaatttcagggcctctgacatgacctaacgactgctttttaggcagccgggaccgacggcttaacgtgtccatccgaaacacgggagtggcccgagataaatatcatgcccgggccgggatttgaacccgggcctctgaatcataaagccagcatctgatccactcgactacggccactcccgTAGTGTACGCTCCACTCTATCGTAGTGTACGCTCCACTCCACTCTAGTGTAcgctacttggacgtgaatgacTTTTGCAATGAAATGCTAGTCTCAGCTGACTAGAACCATCATTCTCGACACATCATTCTCTtgtgcaaaaggccccttcccatcCTTGTGACGTAAGCTACTATTTTGTCCTCcctgttatagcagcttcactTTGCATCAGATGATTACAGCTGTATTTGAACAGAAACATTAattaagatacagatataatgagtgataataaactgataaaaagtgaaatgtGCGTGTTCATGGTGGTCAATGCTCAAATCTGTATGCAGCttaatattttgatttattattccAATGCTGTGCTTATTCATTGGCCAATTTGATCATTGCATATATCTACCACatcgaatattttgaattattttcacatTGCTGTGTTCCTACATTGGCCCATTCGATCACATAATATCATCTAATATTGCGCTTTTCTGTTGTGATTTAGGTTGGAGAGAAGGGCTCAGGCTTCCGTCCGCGGGCCAATGGCGTTCAGGACTTCTACAAGATCCGCGACTCATGTTTGGCCAGCGGTCAGTTGTTCGAGGACTGTGAGTTCGATGCAGTCAAATCGTCGCTCGTTTTCAGCAAATCGCCCAGTATCAGTAAATCGCTCGACGTCAAATCTATCGAGTGGAAAAGGCCCAAGGTTAGTCACTACATCTTAATTTACAGCTTTGATTTGCTGTAGAGTGTGATAACTCAgcgaattaaaattaaataaatcgCTATCTACTATTTGTTGTGTGCATgtagaatataattatgttgagataattttgaaaaccgtCGGAAGCAAAAATTCTCAAGCATATAGCATGAGAAAAAATGGGACATCTGCACCACAAATGCCAATTCAGTGTTTCCGGTAATTGaggaaatgataaaaataacgTTTTTCGTATAGTACCATATATTTCAATTGaccatcaatttcaattttttcaatttcaatttattaaaaacacacaaaaaataattacgaaacaaataaaacacaataaaatgttacaaatataaaaaaccatgggctttgtggttgggtgtgttggagaagagaaaaaagagaggaagatatgGTTtctcatgtaataggcaggcaaagaagagaagagaagtaatgaggaaaaaagggaagggagaaatggggggaaggaagaaaacagaggaataggtactcaaaataaaggtaagcgagtccactgaaaaatgaaaaaagctaaagaaaaaacaatgctggagcagaaatctcgagtcatatatctaaatggaagaagaaattactgtatgtccagtcttttatatccagtttaatttttccgctaatcttattgtccatgagaaagtaatttggaatgaggtttattattttagtacctatgtaaataaACTGCCTTTTTATACATTCAACATTAGCATTAgagtctagaatgcattttgtcccgcgtgattattgatcttatgatgccttcagatatccagggcttcaggagacgaagtctgttaggtatctcttttaccttcttgcattgattgatgagactggtcaaacgatcgacaaatttatccataatagtgCCAATGCCTTcattcacggtatagatttcttcctaatcttcattccttatgcgttccaatagtgcatgatagttggttctagttaatgtgtttatcGATACGTTTCTTTTATCCTTATTGATAGGAaccttcaccaagttcagtacaaccgcgtagtggtcagttatggttgtcctAAATATAGCTCCTTCAATGGACATAGAATGGTTGcctgaattttcataaaaaaagtGGACAATGaaagaatttgttgtggttgttactctggtatcaccagttatgtaagacttatagccattactattgaaaatatgcagataatcttgaacaggaacactagttgaatgtgtatttatattcatgtctcccgccacacaaacatttattccattaggaattttactgatttcattacttagactattaagaaaattatcaatatttgattacttggtgatctataaaccccaatcaccttcacaataaaatcatcaattcttaaGTCAGCACTAACTACATTGGCATCAGTAATATTGAGTGAAACTTCTTTGAATCTTATacaatcttttatgtacatgcataatccatcacattCATTCTGTTTAGTGTACTCATTTATTGCCGTAGCCTATatccaggaatgttgaaaatgaacggcatacctgcagtcaaccaggtctccgttaatattataatgtgaatatcagtttttaattcattgaggcagaaaattaataaactgATCGAAATTAGTATTCAAACTACGTTTCAAGTTTcgagttttattgtttacatcagcaatacaacaaaataaaaaacatctcATCAGATACCTAAAACTaacaatttaaagatactaAACACTTCTGAGAGGTTAATTTGGCACTATATCATAATGTATCAATAATAGAGTAGAAATGAACTTTAAACTTATAAGTACACAACtcatataaacatttttgaataatgtAACTGATGATGGAAATGAACCTTAACATATATTAACGTATATTCATAGgcataatattgaaacactcagCATCTTTATATCTGTCCTCGTGAAagtgatagttcaaataatcgtcgatAACATCTGTTTCATCTTCTGTTTCTGAAATATTCAGAACTTCTTCAGTGTCACTCATAACTTATATCATCAGGTTCACTTCTCTTTTNNNNNNNNNNNNNNNNNNNNNNNNNNNNNNNNNNNNNNNNNNNNNNNNNNNNNNNNNNNNNNNNNNNNNNNNNNNNNNNNNNNNNNNNNNNNNNNNNNNNGTTGTGTCCGAGCGGCTCTATCTTATCGCTAACTGAAGGTAaacatttctgaaaaactacGTCTTTGCGTGCGGAATATTGTATAACtctgttttaaaaataatttgtgaacttatttaaaataatatttcgtgtgaaatGTCGTGTGGTATGTGCAACAAATCGGTGAGAGGTGCAAACAACTCTGAAGTGAAGTGCATAGACTGTAACAATCAGTTCCATGGAAACTGCGTGAGTATGAAAGTAGAGGAAATCAAATTTCTAATTGAAAGTGGTAAATCGTGGAGATGTGATGGATGCACCAGAAACAAGAGACTCAGCATGTCTATGGATACGCCAATCAAAGAGGGACAAATCACCTTGGAGAAGTTAGCGCAAATGCTCACCAATGTGTCAGAGAACATTAAAAGTGTGGAGAAGAGCTTAGGAGATTCTATACAATCGTGTCACGAATCTGTCGGTGATGTACTCGAGAAAGTGAAAATACAAGAAAGTCAACTCAAGGTGTGCCTGGATAAAATTGAGACACAATCTACCGAAATAATAGCACTAAAAAAGGAAAATGAAGAACTGCGTCGTGCCATCTCTGATATTCAGCAATATACAAGATCGAACTGTCTGGAGCTCCATAATTTTCCTCAGGAGGAAAATGAGGATCTTCTTGGTGTTGTGAAATCTGTTAGCAAAGCTTTGGGACATACAATAACCGACCTGCAAATAGACAATTGTCACCGTCTTCCAACTCGTGAAAAAGATAAAGTGCCACCAATTATAATAAAACTGACTAGAAGGATCGATAAGGAGGAGCTGTTAAAGCGAAGGAGGGTGATGAGGAACTTTTCAACGCGACACATGGACCTACCAACAGACATCCCGCTGTACCTCAACGAGAGTCTGTCGCCGGAGAACAGGAAGGTGCTAGCGCTGGCGAGAGCAGCCAAGAAAGAAAAGGACTACAAGTATCTCTGGATTAGGAACGGAAAAA
The window above is part of the Nilaparvata lugens isolate BPH chromosome 12, ASM1435652v1, whole genome shotgun sequence genome. Proteins encoded here:
- the LOC120353929 gene encoding calpain-A-like is translated as MSVNDSDHTEQAMHFLNGVGNLVGNLKSENKENVAPIKTVKKTRAVPMPSLAKFKVVGEKGSGFRPRANGVQDFYKIRDSCLASGQLFEDCEFDAVKSSLVFSKSPSISKSLDVKSIEWKRPKVSHYILIYSFDLL
- the LOC111060072 gene encoding uncharacterized protein LOC111060072, whose product is MSCGMCNKSVRGANNSEVKCIDCNNQFHGNCVSMKVEEIKFLIESGKSWRCDGCTRNKRLSMSMDTPIKEGQITLEKLAQMLTNVSENIKSVEKSLGDSIQSCHESVGDVLEKVKIQESQLKVCLDKIETQSTEIIALKKENEELRRAISDIQQYTRSNCLELHNFPQEENEDLLGVVKSVSKALGHTITDLQIDNCHRLPTREKDKVPPIIIKLTRRIDKEELLKRRRVMRNFSTRHMDLPTDIPLYLNESLSPENRKVLALARAAKKEKDYKYLWIRNGKILMRKSEGQPVISLSSVSDISKL